One genomic segment of Mytilus trossulus isolate FHL-02 chromosome 4, PNRI_Mtr1.1.1.hap1, whole genome shotgun sequence includes these proteins:
- the LOC134716169 gene encoding vacuolar protein sorting-associated protein 51 homolog isoform X2, whose protein sequence is MSSQQEDDGETEGSKRKRHGMLKMYYGIEKSGGATLDPCDINGAHFEADSYLSNLIKQRSLTELMDEETKMVTQIRALDSDMQTLVYENYNKFISATDTIRKMKNDFKKMEDEMDHLASNMATITEFSGTISNTLQDRRQHITKLSGVHALLKKLQFLFELPARLNKCIEMKAYSAAVRYYTKAKRILHQYQHMASFQGINEDCNKIIHQLCDHLREQFKDKESSAKDLAQCVDLLLQLNEPAEKLCEEFLSHARQKIDEDLQLLDRQIRLQSGEEIKSEGETAAQAYLATPMDVLEFVDTGCNGFLSNICLVIASYNDMFLSKPQEDENMDAIALKKLVFFVNELMEKYFNYVQRRVRLERETGDNTILVRSLDRFHRRLQAMNKLLPDTDFSRAGTDIVSKAAKDRVYHYLQSLKQHFSDCMTDVRQNLAAPRTVGKHDSNSYLNDLLNNTQTAVVDQIKSVLNNLQAFLDSDITFAMKPYFRGPFCVQGVREGLIVAFLNHISSTCLEFCEDKDKGSAPPALLLILSKLCIEFEASTISYLLTLTEEQFMMTERFPVTSVTDLCNNAKDAAQKLLNHFVKVQGLSISQMLRKSVETRDWLNTIEPRNVRAVMKRVIEDITAIDAQVGQLYEEGVRKERSSDSSRRTHPHSYMGSAALRKGGQWNYAPSIDNSLMSNIQKLFSEKIEIFSAVEFSKVSVLTGIIKISLKTFLECVRLRTFGRYGLQQIQVDTHYLQLYLWRFVSDENLVQVLLDEIVCSTVHRCLDPAMMEPSVIDLICERG, encoded by the exons ATGTCAAGTCAGCAGGAAG ATGATGGAGAAACTGAAGGAAGTAAGAGAAAACGACATGGTATGCTCAAAATGTATTATGGGATTGAAAAGTCAGGAGGAGCTACTCTTGATCCATGTGACATTAACGGTGctcattttgaagctgatagtTACCTTTCCAACTTGATTAAACAAAGATCCCTAACAGAATTAATGGATGAAGAGACAAAAATGGTGACTCAGATTCGTGCACTGGATAGTGACATGCAAACCTTGGTCTACGAAAATTACAACAAGTTTATTAGTGCTACAGATACTATTAGAAAG ATGAAgaatgactttaaaaaaatggaagATGAAATGGATCATTTAGCAAGCAACATGGCAACGATTACAGAATTCAGTGGAACCATTAGCAACACTTTACAGGATAGGAGACAACACATAACAAAGTTGTCAGGTGTACATGCTCTtcttaaaaag CTTCAGTTCCTTTTTGAACTCCCAGCAAGATTAAACAAATGTATAGAAATGAAAGCTTATAGTGCAGCAGTTAG ATATTATACTAAAGCCAAGAGAATCCTACACCAGTATCAGCATATGGCAAGTTTTCAAGGAATAAATGAGGATTGTAACAAGATTATTCATCAACTTTGTGATCATCTGAGAGAACAGTTTAAAGATAAAGAG TCCTCAGCAAAGGACCTGGCACAATGTGTAGATCTATTACTACAGCTTAATGAACCAGCGGAAAAACTATGTGAAGAATTTTTATCACA TGCACGACAGAAGATAGATGAAGATTTACAATTGTTAGACAGGCAGATAAGGTTACAAAGTGGAGAAGAGATCAAGTCTGAAGGAGAAACAGCTGCCCAAGCTTACCTGGCCACCCCTATG gaTGTGTTAGAGTTTGTTGATACTGGGTGTAATGGTTTCCTTAGTAACATATGTTTAGTCATAGCATCATATAATGACATGTTCCTATCTAAACCACAAGAAGA TGAAAATATGGATGCAATTGCTCTGAAGAAATTAGTCTTTTTTGTTAATGAGTTaatggaaaaatattttaattatgtgCAAAGAAGAGTCAGATTGGAG AGAGAAACAGGGGATAATACTATACTTGTCAGATCTTTGGACAGGTTCCACAGAAGACTACAGGCTATGAATAAACTCTTACCTGACACTGACTTTTCCAg agCTGGTACAGATATAGTTTCTAAAGCAGCTAAAGACAGAGTTTACCATTATCTTCAAAGTTTAAAACAACACTTTTCAG attgtaTGACAGATGTCAGACAGAATTTGGCTGCTCCAAGAACTGTAGGAAAACATGACAGTAACAGTTATCTAAATGATTTACTGAATAATACACAGACAGCCGTTGTCGACCAGATCAAATCTGTACTCAATAACTTACAG GCATTCCTTGACTCAGACATTACATTTGCCATGAAGCCATACTTCAGGGGACCATTTTGTGTTCAGGGTGTAAGAGAAGGTTTGATTGTGGCATTCCTTAATCACATCTCTTCAACTTGTCTA GAATTTTGTGAAGACAAAGATAAAGGATCAGCTCCACCAGCGTTGTTGTTGATTTTGTCCAAGTTGTGCATAGAATTTGAGGCTTCTACAATATcatatttg CTCACATTGACAGAAGAACAATTTATGATGACTGAAAGATTTCCTGTTACCTCGGTTACAGATCTGTGTAACAATGCTAAAGATGCAGCACAAAAACTACTGAATCATTTTGTCAAAGTTCAAGGGTTGTCAATTTCACAg ATGTTACGCAAGAGTGTGGAAACCAGAGATTGGTTAAACACAATAGAACCTCGGAATGTACGTGCTGTTATGAAACGAGTGATTGAAGATATAACCGCTATAGATGCTCAAGTTGGACAGCTTTATGAGGAGGGTGTTAGGAAAGAGCGAAGCAGTGATTCTAGTCGTAGGACACACCCACATAGCTATATGGGGTCTGCAGCACTGAGGAAAGGAGGCCAGTGGAACTATGCTCCTAG TATTGATAACAGTTTGATGAGTAATATACAGAAGCTGTTCTCTGAGAAGATAGAGATATTTAGTGCTGTGGAGTTCTCTAAGGTGTCAGTTCTCACTGGTATTATAAAGATCAGCTTAAAG acatTCCTTGAATGTGTTAGGTTAAGAACATTTGGACGATATGGTTTACAACAGATACAAGTAGATACCCATTACCTTCAATTATATTTATGGAGATTTGTTTCTGATGAAAA cCTTGTACAAGTATTGTTAGATGAGATTGTATGTAGTACAGTACACAGATGTCTGGATCCAGCCATGATGGAACCTAGT gtTATTGATCTCATATGTGAACGAGGATAG
- the LOC134716169 gene encoding vacuolar protein sorting-associated protein 51 homolog isoform X1 produces MSSQQEVDDGETEGSKRKRHGMLKMYYGIEKSGGATLDPCDINGAHFEADSYLSNLIKQRSLTELMDEETKMVTQIRALDSDMQTLVYENYNKFISATDTIRKMKNDFKKMEDEMDHLASNMATITEFSGTISNTLQDRRQHITKLSGVHALLKKLQFLFELPARLNKCIEMKAYSAAVRYYTKAKRILHQYQHMASFQGINEDCNKIIHQLCDHLREQFKDKESSAKDLAQCVDLLLQLNEPAEKLCEEFLSHARQKIDEDLQLLDRQIRLQSGEEIKSEGETAAQAYLATPMDVLEFVDTGCNGFLSNICLVIASYNDMFLSKPQEDENMDAIALKKLVFFVNELMEKYFNYVQRRVRLERETGDNTILVRSLDRFHRRLQAMNKLLPDTDFSRAGTDIVSKAAKDRVYHYLQSLKQHFSDCMTDVRQNLAAPRTVGKHDSNSYLNDLLNNTQTAVVDQIKSVLNNLQAFLDSDITFAMKPYFRGPFCVQGVREGLIVAFLNHISSTCLEFCEDKDKGSAPPALLLILSKLCIEFEASTISYLLTLTEEQFMMTERFPVTSVTDLCNNAKDAAQKLLNHFVKVQGLSISQMLRKSVETRDWLNTIEPRNVRAVMKRVIEDITAIDAQVGQLYEEGVRKERSSDSSRRTHPHSYMGSAALRKGGQWNYAPSIDNSLMSNIQKLFSEKIEIFSAVEFSKVSVLTGIIKISLKTFLECVRLRTFGRYGLQQIQVDTHYLQLYLWRFVSDENLVQVLLDEIVCSTVHRCLDPAMMEPSVIDLICERG; encoded by the exons ATGTCAAGTCAGCAGGAAG TAGATGATGGAGAAACTGAAGGAAGTAAGAGAAAACGACATGGTATGCTCAAAATGTATTATGGGATTGAAAAGTCAGGAGGAGCTACTCTTGATCCATGTGACATTAACGGTGctcattttgaagctgatagtTACCTTTCCAACTTGATTAAACAAAGATCCCTAACAGAATTAATGGATGAAGAGACAAAAATGGTGACTCAGATTCGTGCACTGGATAGTGACATGCAAACCTTGGTCTACGAAAATTACAACAAGTTTATTAGTGCTACAGATACTATTAGAAAG ATGAAgaatgactttaaaaaaatggaagATGAAATGGATCATTTAGCAAGCAACATGGCAACGATTACAGAATTCAGTGGAACCATTAGCAACACTTTACAGGATAGGAGACAACACATAACAAAGTTGTCAGGTGTACATGCTCTtcttaaaaag CTTCAGTTCCTTTTTGAACTCCCAGCAAGATTAAACAAATGTATAGAAATGAAAGCTTATAGTGCAGCAGTTAG ATATTATACTAAAGCCAAGAGAATCCTACACCAGTATCAGCATATGGCAAGTTTTCAAGGAATAAATGAGGATTGTAACAAGATTATTCATCAACTTTGTGATCATCTGAGAGAACAGTTTAAAGATAAAGAG TCCTCAGCAAAGGACCTGGCACAATGTGTAGATCTATTACTACAGCTTAATGAACCAGCGGAAAAACTATGTGAAGAATTTTTATCACA TGCACGACAGAAGATAGATGAAGATTTACAATTGTTAGACAGGCAGATAAGGTTACAAAGTGGAGAAGAGATCAAGTCTGAAGGAGAAACAGCTGCCCAAGCTTACCTGGCCACCCCTATG gaTGTGTTAGAGTTTGTTGATACTGGGTGTAATGGTTTCCTTAGTAACATATGTTTAGTCATAGCATCATATAATGACATGTTCCTATCTAAACCACAAGAAGA TGAAAATATGGATGCAATTGCTCTGAAGAAATTAGTCTTTTTTGTTAATGAGTTaatggaaaaatattttaattatgtgCAAAGAAGAGTCAGATTGGAG AGAGAAACAGGGGATAATACTATACTTGTCAGATCTTTGGACAGGTTCCACAGAAGACTACAGGCTATGAATAAACTCTTACCTGACACTGACTTTTCCAg agCTGGTACAGATATAGTTTCTAAAGCAGCTAAAGACAGAGTTTACCATTATCTTCAAAGTTTAAAACAACACTTTTCAG attgtaTGACAGATGTCAGACAGAATTTGGCTGCTCCAAGAACTGTAGGAAAACATGACAGTAACAGTTATCTAAATGATTTACTGAATAATACACAGACAGCCGTTGTCGACCAGATCAAATCTGTACTCAATAACTTACAG GCATTCCTTGACTCAGACATTACATTTGCCATGAAGCCATACTTCAGGGGACCATTTTGTGTTCAGGGTGTAAGAGAAGGTTTGATTGTGGCATTCCTTAATCACATCTCTTCAACTTGTCTA GAATTTTGTGAAGACAAAGATAAAGGATCAGCTCCACCAGCGTTGTTGTTGATTTTGTCCAAGTTGTGCATAGAATTTGAGGCTTCTACAATATcatatttg CTCACATTGACAGAAGAACAATTTATGATGACTGAAAGATTTCCTGTTACCTCGGTTACAGATCTGTGTAACAATGCTAAAGATGCAGCACAAAAACTACTGAATCATTTTGTCAAAGTTCAAGGGTTGTCAATTTCACAg ATGTTACGCAAGAGTGTGGAAACCAGAGATTGGTTAAACACAATAGAACCTCGGAATGTACGTGCTGTTATGAAACGAGTGATTGAAGATATAACCGCTATAGATGCTCAAGTTGGACAGCTTTATGAGGAGGGTGTTAGGAAAGAGCGAAGCAGTGATTCTAGTCGTAGGACACACCCACATAGCTATATGGGGTCTGCAGCACTGAGGAAAGGAGGCCAGTGGAACTATGCTCCTAG TATTGATAACAGTTTGATGAGTAATATACAGAAGCTGTTCTCTGAGAAGATAGAGATATTTAGTGCTGTGGAGTTCTCTAAGGTGTCAGTTCTCACTGGTATTATAAAGATCAGCTTAAAG acatTCCTTGAATGTGTTAGGTTAAGAACATTTGGACGATATGGTTTACAACAGATACAAGTAGATACCCATTACCTTCAATTATATTTATGGAGATTTGTTTCTGATGAAAA cCTTGTACAAGTATTGTTAGATGAGATTGTATGTAGTACAGTACACAGATGTCTGGATCCAGCCATGATGGAACCTAGT gtTATTGATCTCATATGTGAACGAGGATAG